The following coding sequences lie in one Porphyromonas asaccharolytica DSM 20707 genomic window:
- a CDS encoding adenylate kinase has product MIHVIIFGAPGAGKGTQSQFIEQHYHLEHISTGDLLRQEIARQSPLGKRVQSIISQGHLVDDDTIIDLIANELHHLPEGVDGVIFDGFPRTVAQAEALDALLEKDQRSVDCLIELKVPEEELRTRLLNRAKIEGRADDTPEVIADRIRVYNERTLPIVDYYHRKGVHYEVPGAGSIEEITGAIFVAIDKSLQHNK; this is encoded by the coding sequence ATGATCCACGTAATAATCTTCGGCGCACCAGGTGCTGGCAAGGGTACACAGAGCCAATTCATCGAGCAGCATTACCATCTAGAGCACATCTCTACGGGCGACCTACTCCGACAGGAGATCGCTCGCCAGTCACCTCTAGGCAAGCGCGTACAGAGTATCATCTCTCAGGGGCATCTCGTAGATGATGATACGATTATCGACCTTATAGCCAATGAGCTGCACCACCTCCCCGAGGGTGTCGATGGCGTTATCTTCGACGGCTTCCCCCGTACGGTAGCACAGGCTGAGGCTCTCGATGCTCTCCTAGAGAAGGATCAAAGGAGCGTGGATTGCTTGATCGAACTCAAGGTACCCGAAGAGGAGCTGCGGACACGCCTACTCAATCGTGCTAAGATCGAGGGACGTGCTGACGACACGCCCGAGGTGATCGCAGACCGCATACGCGTCTACAATGAGCGCACACTCCCGATCGTGGATTACTATCACCGCAAGGGGGTACACTACGAGGTGCCTGGCGCCGGCTCCATAGAGGAGATCACGGGGGCTATCTTTGTGGCTATAGACAAGAGCTTACAGCATAATAAGTAA